One Cystobacter fuscus DSM 2262 genomic window carries:
- the murG gene encoding undecaprenyldiphospho-muramoylpentapeptide beta-N-acetylglucosaminyltransferase, with protein MKVLIAGGGTGGHLYPGIALAEEVVTRHHANQVVFVGTTRGLEARVVPREGYPLETIQARGLKGKGLVGLFKGLFALPMSFIESFRILQRHKPDVVVGVGGYSSGPVVLAAALLGIPTAVQEQNALPGLTNKLLGKVVRVVFTAFEGASAFFPAGKVQLVGNPIRRKLMDNFLLAHVAHETFALLVFGGSLGARGINQRMIDALDYLGDLKGHLHIVHQTGKNDLETVRQGYAAKGFDAEVVEFIDDMSSAYARASLVVCRAGATTLAELMVAKKASILIPFPFATDNHQEVNAQALVASGAALMYRESELTGEKLASEIRRLKNEPERLRQMEKKAGLLGRPEAAKELADVLVDLMVKKYGPDGRAEARGEDPRAKKPGGSKKPKPEGGNSSSGSNEKQV; from the coding sequence GTGAAGGTGCTCATCGCGGGAGGCGGCACGGGAGGCCATCTCTACCCGGGCATCGCCCTGGCCGAGGAGGTGGTGACTCGGCACCACGCCAACCAGGTGGTGTTCGTCGGGACCACGCGCGGCCTGGAGGCCCGGGTCGTTCCCCGCGAGGGCTACCCCCTGGAGACCATCCAGGCGCGCGGCCTCAAGGGCAAGGGCCTGGTGGGACTCTTCAAGGGCCTGTTCGCCCTGCCCATGTCCTTCATCGAGTCCTTTCGCATTCTCCAGCGCCACAAGCCGGACGTGGTGGTGGGCGTGGGCGGCTACTCCAGCGGGCCGGTGGTGCTCGCGGCGGCCCTGCTCGGCATCCCCACCGCGGTGCAGGAGCAGAACGCGCTGCCGGGGCTCACCAACAAGCTGCTCGGCAAGGTCGTGCGCGTCGTCTTCACCGCCTTCGAGGGCGCGAGCGCCTTCTTCCCCGCGGGCAAGGTGCAACTCGTGGGCAACCCCATCCGCCGCAAGCTGATGGACAACTTCCTGCTCGCGCACGTGGCCCACGAGACCTTCGCGCTGCTCGTCTTCGGCGGCAGCCTCGGCGCCCGCGGCATCAATCAGCGCATGATCGACGCGCTGGATTACCTGGGCGACTTGAAGGGCCACCTGCACATCGTCCACCAGACGGGCAAGAACGACCTGGAGACGGTGCGCCAGGGCTACGCGGCCAAGGGCTTCGACGCCGAGGTGGTGGAGTTCATCGACGACATGTCGAGCGCTTATGCCCGCGCCTCGCTCGTCGTCTGCCGGGCGGGCGCCACCACGCTGGCCGAGCTCATGGTGGCCAAGAAGGCCAGCATCCTCATCCCCTTTCCCTTCGCCACCGACAACCACCAGGAAGTCAATGCCCAGGCGCTGGTGGCCTCGGGCGCCGCCCTCATGTACCGGGAGTCGGAGCTCACCGGGGAGAAGCTGGCCTCGGAGATCCGCCGCCTCAAGAACGAGCCGGAGCGGCTGCGCCAGATGGAGAAGAAGGCCGGGCTGCTGGGCCGCCCCGAGGCCGCCAAGGAGCTGGCGGACGTGCTCGTGGACCTGATGGTGAAGAAGTACGGTCCCGACGGGCGCGCCGAGGCTCGCGGAGAGGATCCCCGTGCGAAGAAGCCGGGTGGTAGTAAGAAGCCGAAGCCGGAGGGGGGGAATTCATCGTCGGGTAGCAACGAAAAACAGGTCTGA
- the mraY gene encoding phospho-N-acetylmuramoyl-pentapeptide-transferase has protein sequence MLILLYEWLKDTEVGRLLNFLRYPTFRIVAAGVASLLLGMFVGPRLIAALRLKQHGQSNVREDTPDTHQKKKGTPTMGGALILLCIAVGTFVFADLRSHAVWAALVLTLGYGFIGFLDDWLKLSKRNSKGLAGRYKMVLQTVFYLIAVFGLMCSWTGPDGSFSGPTLLLDTKLTLPFVPTHRFNPDFGWFYVVFAWVVVVGTSNAVNITDGLDGLAIMPTIIAASAFAVLCYVAGSSIRLSNVETVDGVARLVAVPLWRYLGVPEVPGGAELSVFCASIVGAGISFLWFNAYPASVFMGDIGSLALGGALGGLAMLSKNEVVSAIIHGVFFAEILSVMIQVTSFKLTGKRVFKMAPVHHHFELKGMAEPKIIVRFWIVAILCSGVALLSIKLR, from the coding sequence GTGCTGATTCTTCTCTACGAGTGGCTCAAGGACACGGAAGTGGGGCGGCTGCTCAACTTCCTGCGCTACCCCACCTTCCGCATCGTCGCGGCGGGGGTGGCCTCGCTGCTGCTGGGCATGTTCGTGGGCCCCCGGCTCATCGCCGCGCTGCGGCTCAAGCAGCACGGGCAGAGCAACGTGCGCGAGGACACGCCGGACACGCACCAGAAGAAGAAGGGCACGCCCACCATGGGCGGCGCGCTCATCCTCTTGTGCATCGCGGTGGGCACCTTCGTCTTCGCGGACCTGCGCAGCCACGCGGTGTGGGCGGCGCTGGTGCTCACGCTCGGCTACGGCTTCATCGGCTTCCTGGACGACTGGCTCAAGCTGTCCAAGCGCAACTCCAAGGGGCTCGCGGGCCGCTACAAGATGGTGTTGCAGACGGTGTTCTACCTCATCGCCGTCTTCGGCCTCATGTGCTCGTGGACGGGGCCGGACGGCTCCTTCTCCGGGCCCACGCTGCTGCTGGACACGAAGCTCACGCTGCCCTTCGTGCCCACGCACCGCTTCAACCCGGACTTCGGCTGGTTCTACGTGGTGTTCGCCTGGGTGGTGGTGGTGGGCACCTCCAACGCCGTCAACATCACCGACGGCCTGGACGGCCTGGCCATCATGCCCACCATCATCGCGGCCAGCGCCTTCGCGGTGCTCTGCTACGTGGCGGGCTCCTCCATCCGCCTGTCCAACGTGGAGACGGTGGACGGCGTGGCGCGGCTGGTGGCCGTCCCCCTGTGGCGCTACCTCGGCGTGCCCGAGGTGCCCGGCGGCGCGGAGCTGTCCGTCTTCTGCGCCAGCATCGTGGGCGCGGGCATCTCCTTCCTCTGGTTCAACGCCTACCCGGCCTCCGTCTTCATGGGCGACATCGGCTCGCTCGCGCTGGGCGGCGCGCTCGGCGGCCTGGCGATGCTGTCGAAGAACGAGGTCGTCTCCGCCATCATCCACGGGGTCTTCTTCGCGGAGATCCTCAGCGTGATGATCCAGGTGACGTCCTTCAAGCTCACCGGCAAGCGCGTCTTCAAGATGGCGCCCGTGCACCACCACTTCGAGCTCAAGGGCATGGCCGAGCCGAAGATCATCGTGCGCTTCTGGATCGTCGCCATCCTCTGTAGTGGCGTGGCCCTGTTGTCCATCAAGTTGCGTTAG
- the murD gene encoding UDP-N-acetylmuramoyl-L-alanine--D-glutamate ligase, translated as MTPDLKDAKVVVYGLAKSGLAAIRLLTRAGARVTALDARGAQALGDTARELEAQGVTLVTSPPPPGLLEAQRLVVVSPGVPLALPELQSVRAAGVPVWGEVELASRFLAHVPLLGITGTNGKSTTTALTGELFARGGRRTFVGGNLGRPLSEAALSPGDWDALVVELSSFQLEGIDTLRPKGSAILNLTPDHLDRYADHAAYGAAKARIFKNQAAGDFAVVNADDADVMRLAEAARVPVYGFSLTGRPVVSAPVLAGLAVARPGGFGFTGVGEADESFTLTNRALRGGHNAQNAMAAALLARLAGVSHEGVQAGLDSYPGLPHRLESVRVLGGVEWVNDSKATNVDSVLVALRAFSRDVLLIAGGKGKGAPYAPMVEEGRGKVKMVLTIGQDAELLARAYEGAATVHACGTLAQAVRRARELAVAGDTVLLSPACASYDQFQNFEHRGDTFKRLVEEL; from the coding sequence ATGACGCCCGACCTGAAGGACGCGAAGGTAGTCGTGTACGGGCTGGCCAAGAGTGGGCTGGCCGCCATCCGGTTGTTGACGCGGGCGGGCGCGCGGGTGACGGCGCTGGATGCGCGCGGCGCGCAGGCGCTGGGAGACACGGCGCGCGAGCTCGAGGCCCAGGGCGTCACGCTCGTCACGAGCCCCCCGCCGCCGGGCCTGCTCGAAGCGCAGCGGCTGGTGGTGGTGAGCCCGGGCGTGCCCCTGGCCCTGCCGGAGCTCCAGTCGGTGCGCGCCGCCGGAGTGCCCGTGTGGGGCGAGGTCGAGCTGGCCTCGCGCTTTCTCGCGCACGTGCCGCTGCTCGGCATCACCGGCACCAACGGCAAGAGCACCACCACGGCGCTCACCGGAGAGCTCTTCGCGCGCGGCGGCCGGCGTACCTTCGTGGGCGGCAACCTCGGGCGTCCGCTGAGCGAGGCCGCCCTGTCCCCCGGTGACTGGGACGCGCTGGTGGTGGAGCTGTCCAGCTTCCAGCTCGAGGGCATCGACACCCTGCGGCCCAAGGGCTCCGCCATCCTCAACCTCACGCCGGACCACCTCGACCGGTACGCGGACCACGCGGCCTACGGCGCGGCCAAGGCGCGCATCTTCAAGAACCAGGCGGCTGGCGACTTCGCCGTGGTGAACGCGGACGACGCGGACGTGATGCGGCTGGCCGAGGCCGCGCGGGTGCCCGTCTACGGCTTCAGCCTCACGGGGCGTCCCGTGGTGTCCGCGCCCGTGCTCGCGGGCCTGGCGGTGGCGCGTCCCGGGGGCTTCGGCTTCACGGGAGTGGGGGAGGCGGACGAGTCCTTCACCCTCACCAACCGCGCGCTGCGCGGGGGCCACAACGCGCAGAACGCCATGGCGGCGGCGCTGCTGGCGCGGCTGGCCGGCGTGTCCCACGAGGGTGTGCAGGCCGGGCTGGACAGCTACCCCGGGCTTCCCCACCGCCTGGAGAGCGTGCGCGTGCTCGGAGGCGTGGAGTGGGTGAACGACTCCAAGGCCACCAACGTGGACTCGGTGCTGGTGGCCCTGCGGGCCTTCAGCCGGGACGTGCTCCTCATCGCGGGCGGCAAGGGCAAGGGCGCCCCCTACGCCCCCATGGTGGAGGAGGGCCGCGGCAAGGTGAAGATGGTGCTCACCATCGGTCAGGACGCGGAGCTGCTCGCCCGGGCGTACGAGGGCGCGGCCACTGTCCATGCCTGTGGGACGCTGGCTCAAGCCGTCCGCCGGGCCAGGGAACTGGCGGTTGCGGGCGACACGGTTCTTTTGTCACCCGCATGTGCGTCGTACGATCAGTTCCAGAACTTCGAGCACCGGGGCGACACCTTCAAACGCCTGGTAGAGGAACTCTGA
- the murB gene encoding UDP-N-acetylmuramate dehydrogenase, with translation MVAVLSSSLPERVGRLSGCDVTAGAPLAPLTSVRVGGPAEALVRPRSPEALVALLRLVREEGVPLTVLGGGANTLVGDGGIPGVTVKLPGDLFPELADVGSEEGRLTLGAGSAIVRLCNVMRAHGLVGAEFLAGIPGTLGGAVTMNAGTKNGECFRVVEAVEVATADGLGWLSKSDIPHGYRHTELPRGGVVTRVRFLLRKGDLEASRKVMDEDLAYRKRSQPLSQPNFGSVFANPPGDFAGRLIESVNLKGHIIGRAQVSLLHANWIVNLGGATAHDVSSLLTLMQERVKQERGVVLQPEVKRVGVFLP, from the coding sequence ATGGTGGCCGTTCTCTCCTCGTCCCTGCCCGAGCGGGTGGGGCGCCTGTCGGGCTGTGACGTGACGGCGGGAGCCCCGCTCGCGCCCCTCACCAGCGTGCGCGTGGGCGGCCCCGCCGAGGCGCTCGTCCGCCCGCGCTCGCCCGAGGCGTTGGTGGCGCTCTTGCGCCTCGTTCGCGAGGAGGGCGTACCCCTCACGGTGCTCGGCGGGGGCGCCAACACGCTCGTGGGCGATGGCGGCATTCCCGGCGTCACCGTGAAGCTGCCGGGGGACCTCTTCCCCGAGCTGGCCGACGTGGGCTCCGAGGAGGGCCGGCTCACGCTGGGCGCGGGCTCGGCCATCGTGCGGCTGTGCAACGTGATGCGCGCGCACGGCCTGGTGGGCGCGGAGTTCCTCGCGGGGATTCCCGGCACGCTTGGCGGCGCGGTGACGATGAACGCGGGCACCAAGAATGGCGAGTGCTTCCGCGTGGTGGAGGCCGTGGAGGTGGCCACCGCGGACGGGCTCGGGTGGCTGTCCAAGTCGGACATCCCCCATGGCTACCGCCACACCGAGCTGCCCCGGGGCGGGGTGGTGACGCGGGTGCGCTTCCTCCTGCGCAAGGGGGACCTCGAGGCGTCCAGGAAGGTCATGGACGAGGACCTCGCGTACCGCAAGCGCTCGCAGCCGCTCAGCCAGCCCAACTTCGGCAGCGTCTTCGCCAATCCCCCGGGCGACTTTGCCGGGCGGCTCATCGAGAGCGTGAATCTCAAGGGCCACATCATCGGCCGCGCGCAGGTGTCGCTCCTGCACGCCAACTGGATCGTCAACCTGGGTGGAGCGACCGCCCACGACGTGTCCTCCCTGCTCACGCTCATGCAAGAGCGTGTGAAGCAGGAGCGGGGCGTCGTCCTTCAACCCGAAGTCAAGCGAGTGGGAGTCTTCCTGCCATGA
- a CDS encoding UDP-N-acetylmuramoyl-tripeptide--D-alanyl-D-alanine ligase → MAVRFSDEQVVRVAGATRRGGPAADFQAVCTDTRALTPGCLFVALQGERFDAHDFLAQAAQAGAAGAVVKRGRTLPALPEGFVLYEVEDTLAALGALGRAHRERFRIPVGAVGGSNGKTTTKEMVGAILSTRGPALKTEGNLNNEIGVPLTLLRLLPEHVAAVVELGMNQPGEMTRLTRVARPDAALLTVVQPEHLEGLGSLEGVAEAEGEMFRELPPTAVAVVNLDDALIPAQAARGQAKQLTFGRHADAQVRLVAVASRGREGLTLTVRHMGRDWPVRLGFVGEHNALNATGAFALAVALGYSPEECVKGLESARPYARRLNVVDAPHGITVVDDCYNANPASMAAALDTLRSLVAPGGRAVAVLGDMLELGPGEGEEHTRLGALVGGKAELVAFFGPRSSQGLAAAGLGERAAHFTEVEPLLAWLQPRLKSGDVVLVKASRGMRLERVVAGLTGASVTAGGH, encoded by the coding sequence ATGGCCGTACGATTCTCGGATGAGCAGGTGGTGCGGGTGGCCGGTGCCACCCGCCGCGGCGGGCCGGCGGCTGACTTCCAGGCCGTCTGCACCGACACTCGGGCCCTCACGCCCGGGTGTCTCTTCGTGGCGCTCCAGGGTGAGCGCTTCGATGCGCATGACTTCCTCGCCCAGGCGGCCCAGGCGGGCGCGGCTGGGGCGGTGGTGAAGCGGGGCCGCACGCTGCCCGCGCTTCCCGAGGGCTTCGTCCTGTACGAGGTGGAGGACACGCTGGCGGCGCTCGGTGCCCTGGGGCGCGCGCACCGCGAGCGCTTCCGGATTCCCGTGGGGGCCGTGGGGGGCTCCAACGGGAAGACGACCACCAAGGAGATGGTGGGCGCCATCCTGTCCACGCGCGGCCCCGCGCTGAAGACGGAGGGCAACCTCAACAACGAGATTGGTGTGCCCCTGACTCTTCTGCGGCTTCTGCCCGAGCACGTGGCGGCCGTGGTGGAGCTGGGGATGAACCAGCCGGGCGAGATGACGCGGCTGACGCGCGTGGCCCGGCCCGACGCGGCCCTCCTCACCGTGGTGCAGCCCGAGCACCTCGAGGGGCTGGGCAGCCTCGAGGGAGTGGCCGAGGCGGAGGGCGAGATGTTCCGCGAGCTGCCGCCCACCGCGGTCGCCGTGGTGAACCTGGACGACGCGCTCATCCCCGCCCAGGCGGCGCGTGGCCAGGCGAAGCAACTCACGTTCGGCCGGCACGCGGACGCGCAGGTGCGGCTGGTGGCGGTGGCGTCGCGCGGCCGCGAGGGGTTGACGCTGACGGTGCGCCACATGGGTCGGGACTGGCCGGTGCGGCTGGGGTTCGTGGGCGAGCACAACGCGCTCAACGCCACGGGTGCCTTCGCGCTGGCGGTGGCGCTGGGCTACTCGCCCGAGGAGTGCGTGAAGGGGCTGGAGTCCGCGCGACCCTACGCGCGCCGGCTCAACGTGGTGGACGCGCCCCACGGCATCACCGTGGTGGACGATTGCTACAACGCCAACCCCGCGTCCATGGCGGCCGCGCTGGACACGCTGCGCTCGCTGGTGGCGCCGGGTGGACGGGCGGTGGCGGTGCTCGGCGACATGTTGGAGCTGGGGCCGGGCGAGGGCGAGGAGCACACGCGCCTGGGCGCGCTCGTGGGCGGCAAGGCCGAGCTGGTGGCGTTCTTCGGACCGCGCTCGAGCCAGGGCCTGGCGGCGGCGGGCCTGGGGGAGCGCGCGGCGCATTTCACCGAGGTGGAGCCCCTGTTGGCCTGGCTCCAGCCGAGGCTCAAGTCAGGAGACGTGGTGCTGGTCAAGGCGAGCCGGGGCATGCGCTTGGAGCGCGTGGTGGCGGGTCTCACGGGTGCTTCCGTGACGGCGGGAGGCCACTGA
- the ftsW gene encoding putative lipid II flippase FtsW: MKATAAVSSTAPVRFDALLLCAVLSLVSLGLVMVYSASAVMAQDKLGDSLYFLHRHLLAAGIGVVAMAVGMKVGWRRLARLAYPLLLVTLVLLVLVLIPGIGTTVGGARRWIRLPGFSLQPAEVAKFAWVVYLSYSLAKKREKVATFSVGFLPHLLLCGLLVGLCMLQPDFGSSVLLVFLLFALLFAAGTKLSYLVGSVLLALPLAYAAIATSPYRMKRVLAFLDPWAHRHDIGYQVAESLMSIGSGGLTGLGLGDGRQKLFFLPEAHTDFIFAIIGEELGLVGVGVLVALYAIIIWRGIRASLAAPEAFGTYLGLGLTSIIAVQAAVNMCVAMGLLPTKGLTLPFVSYGGSSLVVLMGGAGVLLSLSASAQPGGGGRPLRSSGDLREVAA, encoded by the coding sequence ATGAAGGCCACCGCCGCCGTGTCGTCCACCGCCCCCGTGCGGTTCGACGCGTTGCTCTTGTGTGCCGTGCTGTCGCTCGTCTCGCTCGGCCTGGTGATGGTGTACTCGGCGAGCGCCGTCATGGCGCAGGACAAGCTGGGAGACAGCCTCTACTTCCTCCACCGCCACCTGCTGGCGGCGGGCATCGGGGTGGTGGCCATGGCGGTGGGCATGAAGGTGGGCTGGCGCCGGCTGGCGCGGCTCGCCTACCCGCTGCTGTTGGTGACGCTGGTGTTGCTGGTGCTGGTGCTCATCCCGGGCATCGGCACCACGGTGGGCGGGGCGCGGCGGTGGATCCGCCTGCCGGGCTTCAGCCTCCAGCCGGCCGAGGTGGCCAAGTTCGCCTGGGTCGTCTACCTCTCCTACTCGCTGGCGAAGAAGCGCGAGAAGGTGGCCACCTTCTCCGTGGGCTTCCTCCCCCACCTGCTGTTGTGCGGCCTGCTGGTGGGCCTTTGTATGTTGCAGCCGGACTTCGGTAGCTCCGTGTTGTTGGTGTTCCTGCTGTTCGCGCTGCTGTTCGCCGCGGGGACGAAGCTCAGCTACCTGGTGGGCTCGGTGCTCCTGGCGCTGCCCCTGGCCTACGCGGCCATCGCCACCAGCCCCTACCGCATGAAGCGCGTGCTGGCGTTCCTGGACCCCTGGGCCCACCGGCACGACATCGGCTACCAGGTGGCCGAGTCGCTCATGTCCATCGGCTCGGGGGGCCTCACGGGCCTGGGGCTGGGCGACGGGCGGCAGAAGCTCTTCTTCCTGCCCGAGGCCCACACCGACTTCATCTTCGCCATCATCGGCGAGGAGCTGGGCCTGGTGGGGGTAGGGGTGCTGGTGGCGCTGTACGCCATCATCATCTGGCGGGGCATCCGCGCGAGCCTCGCGGCCCCGGAGGCGTTCGGCACCTACCTGGGTCTGGGTCTCACCTCCATCATCGCCGTGCAGGCCGCGGTGAACATGTGCGTGGCCATGGGCTTGCTGCCGACCAAGGGTCTGACACTCCCCTTCGTCTCCTATGGAGGCTCGTCCCTGGTGGTGTTGATGGGGGGCGCCGGTGTATTGCTGTCCCTCAGCGCGAGCGCGCAGCCCGGCGGCGGCGGCCGTCCCCTGCGCTCCAGCGGTGACTTGAGGGAGGTGGCGGCGTGA
- the murC gene encoding UDP-N-acetylmuramate--L-alanine ligase, giving the protein MTNHRSVRTTSLFKTRHAAHVHFVGVGGIGMSGIAEVLLNLGYRVSGSDLKASDITRRLAQLGATFFEGHRAENLVHADVVVISSAVRKDNPEVVSARQRKIPVIPRAEMLAELMRLKYAVAVAGSHGKTTTTSMVATVLSAAGLDPTAVVGGKVNVLDSNAKLGKSELMVVEADESDGSFLHLHPSISIVTNIDPEHMDHYGTLDNLKDAFTSFCNRVPFYGLNVLCLDNPNVQSLLPRMEKRFVTYGSSHMADYRLEGVRLEGFSTRFEAFRRDEPLGEFRVRMVGAHNALNALAVIAAAEEMDVPLDVVRGALAEFGGVQRRFTVRAEVAGVTIVDDYGHHPTEVQATLAGARRAFGRRLVVAFQPHRYTRTHDLFTDFATSFNDSDVLFVSSVYAAGEEPIPGATADALVEAIQAHGHRDVTFVEKRTDLARALLPRLREGDLVLTLGAGDITQVGPELAELLRQHGLGKGD; this is encoded by the coding sequence GTGACGAACCACCGCTCCGTGAGGACCACGAGCCTCTTCAAGACCCGTCATGCCGCGCACGTGCACTTCGTGGGAGTCGGTGGCATCGGCATGAGCGGCATCGCCGAGGTGCTGCTCAACCTCGGCTATCGCGTGTCGGGCTCGGATCTCAAGGCCAGCGACATCACCCGCCGGCTGGCCCAACTGGGCGCCACGTTCTTCGAGGGCCACCGGGCGGAGAACCTCGTCCACGCGGACGTGGTCGTCATCTCCTCGGCGGTGCGCAAGGACAACCCCGAGGTCGTCAGCGCGCGCCAGCGCAAGATTCCCGTCATCCCCCGCGCGGAGATGCTCGCCGAGCTGATGCGGCTCAAGTACGCCGTCGCCGTCGCGGGCAGCCACGGCAAGACGACCACCACCTCCATGGTGGCCACCGTGCTCTCCGCCGCGGGCCTGGATCCCACGGCGGTGGTGGGCGGCAAGGTGAACGTGCTCGACTCCAACGCCAAGCTGGGCAAGAGCGAGCTGATGGTGGTGGAGGCCGACGAGAGCGACGGCAGCTTCCTGCACCTGCACCCGTCCATCTCCATCGTCACCAACATCGACCCGGAGCACATGGACCACTACGGCACGCTGGACAACCTGAAGGACGCCTTCACGTCCTTCTGCAACCGCGTGCCCTTCTACGGCCTCAACGTGCTGTGCCTGGACAACCCCAACGTGCAGTCGCTCCTGCCGCGCATGGAGAAGCGCTTCGTCACCTACGGCAGCTCGCACATGGCGGACTACCGGCTGGAGGGCGTGCGGCTGGAGGGCTTCTCCACCCGCTTCGAGGCCTTCCGGCGCGATGAGCCGCTCGGGGAGTTCCGCGTGCGCATGGTGGGCGCGCACAACGCGCTCAACGCCCTGGCCGTCATCGCCGCGGCCGAGGAGATGGACGTGCCGCTGGACGTGGTGCGCGGCGCGCTGGCCGAGTTCGGCGGCGTGCAGCGGCGCTTCACCGTGCGGGCCGAGGTGGCGGGCGTCACCATCGTGGACGACTACGGGCACCATCCCACCGAGGTGCAGGCCACGCTCGCGGGGGCCCGGCGCGCCTTTGGCCGCCGGCTCGTGGTGGCCTTCCAGCCTCACCGCTACACGCGCACCCACGATCTGTTCACCGACTTCGCCACCTCCTTCAACGACTCGGACGTGCTCTTCGTCTCCAGCGTCTACGCCGCGGGCGAGGAGCCCATCCCCGGCGCCACGGCGGATGCCCTCGTGGAGGCCATCCAGGCCCACGGTCACCGCGACGTCACCTTCGTGGAGAAGCGCACGGACCTGGCGCGGGCCCTCTTGCCGCGGCTGCGCGAGGGGGACCTGGTGCTCACCCTGGGCGCGGGCGACATCACCCAGGTGGGACCGGAGCTCGCCGAACTGCTCCGCCAACACGGGCTGGGGAAGGGCGACTAG
- a CDS encoding UDP-N-acetylmuramoyl-L-alanyl-D-glutamate--2,6-diaminopimelate ligase, with protein sequence MKLTDVLAGCGAEQTSGGRTPVDVTGVSQDSRKVKPGDLFVAVPGAKEDGAQYVGEAVSRGAVAVVSEKPLSSQVPYFKVSNARKALALIAANFYGRPADQLTLLAVTGTNGKTTTTFLLEAMATAAYSSTGVIGTLGYKVGGQFHATANTTPEPLELHRILRQMADAGVETVVMEVSSHALIQERVHGLTFKAAAFTNLTRDHLDYHKDLEEYFQAKRKLFLENLSQGGVAVVNGDDTYATRIYNELRGQKRMAWKFSRQGNGEISSADVSFTLQGIKGVLKTPAGDIPVKSRLLGAHNLENILAAAGLALGAGFARRKDVQLGIERMGAVPGRMERVENHGPQAGAPAVLVDYAHTDDALKRALEAARSMAKGRVIAVFGCGGERDEGKRPLMGTAAAEGADLSVVTSDNPRNENPDDIIAQVTPGLEKGGLRRISAGKAKSGEKGYLVEADRKTAIETAISLAKEDDVVLIAGKGHETYQIIGTEKRAFDDREVAARALAIRT encoded by the coding sequence ATGAAGCTGACGGATGTCCTCGCAGGGTGTGGTGCCGAGCAGACCTCGGGCGGCCGGACCCCGGTCGACGTGACGGGGGTGTCGCAGGACTCGCGCAAGGTGAAGCCGGGCGATCTGTTCGTCGCGGTGCCGGGTGCGAAGGAGGACGGCGCCCAGTACGTGGGCGAGGCGGTCTCCCGGGGGGCGGTGGCGGTGGTATCGGAAAAGCCCCTGTCCTCGCAGGTGCCCTACTTCAAGGTGTCCAACGCCCGGAAGGCCCTGGCGCTCATCGCGGCCAACTTCTATGGCCGTCCCGCCGACCAGCTCACCCTGCTGGCCGTCACGGGCACCAACGGCAAGACGACGACGACCTTCCTCCTGGAGGCCATGGCCACCGCGGCCTACTCGTCCACCGGTGTCATCGGCACGCTCGGCTACAAGGTCGGCGGCCAGTTCCACGCCACCGCCAACACCACGCCGGAGCCGCTGGAGCTGCACCGCATCCTCCGCCAGATGGCGGACGCGGGCGTCGAGACGGTGGTGATGGAGGTGTCCAGCCACGCCCTCATCCAGGAGCGTGTGCACGGCCTGACCTTCAAGGCCGCCGCCTTCACCAACCTCACGCGAGATCACCTCGACTACCACAAGGACCTGGAGGAGTACTTCCAGGCCAAGCGCAAGCTCTTCCTGGAGAACCTGTCCCAGGGCGGCGTGGCGGTGGTCAACGGCGACGACACCTATGCCACGCGCATCTACAACGAGCTGCGCGGCCAGAAGCGCATGGCGTGGAAGTTCAGCCGCCAGGGCAACGGGGAGATCTCCTCCGCGGACGTGTCCTTCACGCTCCAGGGCATCAAGGGCGTGCTCAAGACGCCCGCGGGCGACATCCCGGTGAAGAGCCGGCTGCTCGGCGCGCACAACCTGGAGAACATCCTCGCGGCGGCGGGCTTGGCGCTCGGCGCGGGCTTCGCGCGGCGCAAGGACGTGCAGCTGGGCATCGAGCGCATGGGGGCCGTGCCCGGCCGCATGGAGCGCGTGGAGAACCACGGTCCGCAGGCCGGAGCGCCCGCGGTGCTGGTGGACTACGCGCACACGGATGACGCGCTCAAGCGCGCGCTGGAGGCGGCACGCTCCATGGCCAAGGGCCGCGTCATCGCGGTGTTCGGCTGCGGGGGCGAGCGCGACGAGGGCAAGCGTCCGCTCATGGGCACCGCCGCGGCCGAGGGCGCGGACCTGTCCGTGGTGACGAGCGACAACCCGCGCAACGAGAACCCGGACGACATCATCGCCCAGGTGACCCCGGGCCTGGAGAAGGGCGGCCTGCGCCGCATCTCCGCGGGCAAGGCCAAGAGCGGTGAGAAGGGCTACCTCGTGGAGGCCGATCGCAAGACGGCCATCGAGACGGCCATCTCCCTCGCCAAGGAGGACGACGTGGTCCTCATCGCCGGCAAGGGGCACGAGACGTACCAGATCATCGGCACGGAGAAGCGCGCCTTCGATGACCGCGAAGTGGCGGCACGGGCGCTGGCCATCCGCACCTGA